A region of Nakaseomyces glabratus chromosome M, complete sequence DNA encodes the following proteins:
- the RNT1 gene encoding ribonuclease III (CAGL0M05159g~Ortholog(s) have RNA stem-loop binding, RNA-directed 5'-3' RNA polymerase activity, double-stranded RNA binding, ribonuclease III activity) produces MGKIGKVGKASKKKSRLTSELVDLYEKNSTEQVGTYQYSNAIQIEHAVHKLVEAYQRILKLSPNIVQYYETLNSLSDPEKVPPQLISLFTRYPLKLAAEIKTLHDLNKSTLLDDISGYEAKFDASNREPVLGDLELSDLQDLEDDDIGRLDLDLSVAKSSESSECITSKEKSSKWPPEMPEIKDHVIRARVFMHKSLVNDKVYLNESDIIKSNNERLEFLGDSILNTVMTMIIYNKFPSLNEGNLTELRKKLVKNETLREWSELYELPKQLKSNLSPDVDLSTSKTSADIFEAYIGGLMEDDPKTNLVKIRKWLKKLAKPKIEEAMKTSIQLEPTNNLDMNAKRKLYSLIGYAALKLHYHTVQRPTNENPVTIVQCRTGDGTILGVGKARNIKLAGVKAAEDVLRKEDVIEKYAKLRASIPREQSVSKNEQPRTTNKEQGEKDICELSG; encoded by the coding sequence ATGGGTAAAATTGGGAAAGTTGGGAAAGCttccaagaagaaatccCGATTAACGTCTGAGTTGGTTGACTTGTATGAGAAGAATTCGACTGAGCAAGTTGGTACTTACCAATACTCTAATGCTATCCAGATAGAGCATGCGGTGCATAAATTGGTGGAGGCTTACCAGCGTATTCTGAAGCTGTCCCCGAATATAGTCCAGTATTATGAGACTTTGAACTCGCTGTCTGACCCTGAGAAAGTGCCACCGCAGCTAATCTCTTTGTTTACCAGGTATCCATTGAAGTTGGCCGCTGAGATTAAGACACTACATGATCTCAACAAGTCCACTCTGCTGGACGATATTAGTGGGTATGAGGCGAAGTTCGATGCTTCTAATAGGGAGCCGGTGCTGGGTGATTTGGAACTCAGTGATTTACAAGATTTGGAGGATGACGATATCGGACGGCTAGACCTGGATTTGTCTGTGGCCAAGAGTAGCGAATCCTCTGAGTGTATCACTTCAAAGGAGAAATCCTCGAAATGGCCACCGGAGATGCCAGAGATCAAGGACCATGTAATTAGAGCCAGAGTTTTCATGCACAAGTCACTGGTGAATGATAAGGTATATTTGAATGAAAGTGATATTATCAAATCTAATAACGAAAGATTGGAGTTTTTGGGTGACTCTATCCTAAACACAGTAATGACTATGATTATCTATAACAAGTTCCCGTCATTAAATGAAGGTAACTTGACAGAATTGAGGAAAAAACTTGTTAAAAATGAGACCTTGAGAGAGTGGTCGGAATTGTACGAGCTTCCAAAACAGCTGAAAAGTAACTTGTCTCCCGATGTCGATCTAAGTACTTCCAAGACGTCCGCCGATATTTTTGAGGCCTATATTGGAGGATTAATGGAGGACGATCCAAAGACCAACTTAGTCAAAATAAGAAAGTGGCTAAAGAAGCTTGCGAAGCCGAAGATCGAAGAAGCAATGAAAACAAGTATTCAACTCGAGCCAACAAACAATTTAGACATGAATGCCAAGAGAAAGCTATATTCATTGATTGGTTATGCAGCTTTAAAACTACATTATCATACAGTACAGAGACCCACTAATGAAAATCCAGTGACAATTGTACAATGCAGAACTGGAGATGGTACTATACTTGGGGTTGGTAAGGCGAGAAATATTAAACTGGCCGGTGTGAAGGCTGCTGAGGATGTTCTGAGAAAGGAAGATGTTATAGAGAAATATGCTAAACTTCGTGCATCCATTCCCAGAGAGCAATCAGTTTCCAAAAACGAGCAGCCCAGAACGACAAATAAAGAGCAAGGAGAAAAGGATATATGCGAGCTATCGGGTTAG
- the CUS1 gene encoding U2 snRNP complex subunit CUS1 (CAGL0M05181g~Ortholog(s) have role in spliceosomal complex assembly and U2 snRNP, U2-type prespliceosome localization), whose translation MARSKRKRSGVSDVKASIIDAIETTHKQPAKKKKRVNATPNLESEYRELFKKFNGVEERDVEEDRNPKVASHEPTLRDDHVADAKSADAKSADAKSADAIPQPLSNRKARLMNKPTLAELKSSVLTPQLIEKHDCDAKEPYFLASVKTSFNVVQVPSHWQSKRDYLSGRSLLEKKPFELPDLIKQTGVDSMRNTLPEDEEQEKLKEQTRNAVRPKLGKLDLDYKKLYDVFFKLGKKWKPDTMLPYGDVYYENRNLQGEARWRKLVKDRIPGRLSDDLRHALGLQPGQLPPWCLRMKDLGMPPSYPNMKIAGLNWDISNFKDNKYGKVSKSNWTNTPLFGAILQFDDHQQAPEVEVPEVEVEVEVPVPEVPVPEEVKKPEPVTSIPESHSAKPVNTIRGSVEHGGIQDNVESAQDELANYKF comes from the coding sequence ATGGCCAGAAGCAAGCGTAAGAGATCGGGTGTGTCGGATGTTAAGGCCAGTATAATAGACGCGATAGAGACCACGCATAAGCAGCCtgccaagaagaagaagcgTGTGAATGCGACACCTAACCTCGAGTCAGAGTACCGGGAGTTATTCAAGAAGTTCAATGGCGTTGAAGAACGGGATGTGGAAGAAGACAGGAATCCTAAGGTAGCGAGCCATGAACCTACTTTACGCGATGATCATGTTGCAGATGCTAAAAGTGCAGATGCTAAAAGTGCAGATGCTAAAAGTGCAGATGCCATCCCACAGCCGCTTTCAAACAGAAAGGCAAGGTTAATGAACAAACCGACGCTTGCTGAGTTGAAAAGCTCTGTGCTGACACCACAGCTGATAGAGAAGCACGACTGTGATGCCAAGGAGCCTTATTTTTTGGCTTCTGTAAAGACGTCGTTTAACGTTGTACAAGTGCCGAGCCATTGGCAATCGAAGCGGGACTATCTATCTGGGCGGTCGCTGCTGGAGAAGAAGCCGTTTGAGCTGCCAGACCTGATCAAGCAGACAGGTGTGGACTCCATGAGGAATACGCTCCCTGAGGATGAAGAGCAAGAGAAACTGAAGGAGCAAACGAGAAACGCGGTACGACCCAAGCTTGGAAAGCTAGATCTGGATTACAAGAAGCTTTACGATGTGTTTTTCAAGCTAGGAAAGAAGTGGAAGCCTGACACGATGTTACCGTACGGTGATGTATACTATGAGAACAGAAACCTGCAAGGTGAAGCCAGATGGCGCAAGCTAGTCAAGGACAGGATACCAGGCAGGCTCAGCGATGACTTGAGGCATGCGCTAGGCCTGCAGCCGGGTCAGTTACCACCGTGGTGTCTAAGGATGAAGGATCTTGGCATGCCTCCGAGCTACCCAAACATGAAAATAGCTGGTCTAAATTGGGATATAAGCAACTTCAAGGACAACAAGTACGGAAAGGTGAGCAAGAGCAACTGGACAAACACCCCACTGTTTGGCGCGATTCTCCAATTTGACGACCATCAACAGGCACCAGAAGTAGAAGTACCAGAAGTAGAAGTTGAAGTAGAAGTACCAGTACCAGAAGTACCAGTACCAGAAGAAGTAAAGAAGCCAGAGCCAGTGACGTCTATACCAGAATCACATAGTGCGAAGCCAGTCAACACCATCCGTGGATCTGTCGAACACGGGGGAATTCAGGACAATGTCGAGTCTGCACAGGATGAGTTGGCCAATTACAAGTTCTGA
- the RRN3 gene encoding rDNA-binding RNA polymerase I transcriptional factor (CAGL0M05203g~Ortholog(s) have transcription factor activity, RNA polymerase I CORE element sequence-specific binding activity and role in regulation of transcription from RNA polymerase I promoter, transcription from RNA polymerase I promoter) produces the protein MMVFESNNKRPATEELPDIESKKPRVDIVGSTEIYVEAGNDAHFSDEMYRKFIKNALDELEKNDPMQINAITSQISLSAKNPDRISTKNFTILLEVLSNNINKVDSSKGLPLIQCIINFEKWWELPDPALGKYIFFIKVLCSSIPKWWQDVAMIMISSFILSSEKTTQHHELLKYFLRMIPSSMSYIDSYLIRYFPNKNDSKKNIVNYISNVLMLTSYCQELKFQAWSLIMERVISIDVELQNELDELDDDIDDEMVDDDGDDSDEDEDDEDEDHSGAEDDAEDDEDEDDGDDFDDADGQEEYNIDLTQGIKELSNKLDAILSLLSSEIIKDMTPEKLESGEGIGTFNTLTTLFKTHILPTYYTRSVQYIMFHLSQQQLELMDSYLVTLIDISFAANETSEKRIKSLQYLGSYIARAKKLSRTQIVFVASYLTSWLNRYVIEREEEVNQPGGMDRFKHFYAAFQALCYIFCFRHKDLRDVDGSWECELDKFFTRMVISKFNPLKYCNENVMLMFARIAQEEDVAYCFSIIENNNNELLRGIMGKADSSRGGTPTPMGPATSWSLATRQQFIDLQSYFPYDPLFLKNYKNMMKEYYIEWSEAGGEYESDGSDE, from the exons ATGATGGTGTTTGAAAGCAATAACAAACGTCCTGCTACTGAGGAACTACCGGATATAGAATCGAAGAAACCCAGGGTTGATATCGTGGGTTCTACAGAGATATACGTGGAAGCTGGTAATGATGCTCATTTCTCAGATGAAATGTATagaaaatttataaaaaatgcTCTTGATGAACTAGAAAAG AATGATCCAATGCAAATAAATGCCATAACGAGTCAGATATCCCTGTCAGCGAAGAATCCTGATAGAATTAGTACAAAGAATTTTACTATCCTTCTGGAAGTACTTTCAAACAATATAAACAAAGTGGATTCTTCCAAGGGTTTGCCTCTGATTCAATGTATCATAAATTTCGAAAAATGGTGGGAACTTCCTGATCCTGCCTTAggtaaatatatatttttcattaagGTACTTTGTTCAAGTATACCTAAATGGTGGCAAGATGTGGCTATGATAATGATATCCAGCTTCATCTTGAGTTCTGAAAAGACTACACAACACCATGAATTACTGAAGTACTTCTTACGCATGATACCTTCCTCTATGAGTTATATCGACTCATACCTGATAAGGTATTTCCCTAACAAAAATGACTCCAAGAAGAACATAGTCAACTACATATCGAATGTCTTGATGCTGACTAGCTATTGTCAAGAACTGAAGTTTCAAGCTTGGTCCTTGATCATGGAAAGAGTCATCTCAATTGATGTTGAGCTACAAAATGAACTAGACGAGTTGGATGATGATATAGATGATGAAATGGTAGACGATGATGGCGACgacagtgatgaagatgaagatgatgaggatgaagatcATAGTGGCGCTGAAGATGATGCGgaagatgatgaggatgaagatgacggTGATGATTTCGATGACGCCGATGGCCAAGAAGAGTACAATATTGATCTCACTCAAGGTATCAAGGAACTGTCAAATAAGCTTGATGCCATTCTATCTTTATTGAGTTCGGAGATTATCAAAGACATGACACCAGAGAAGCTTGAGAGTGGTGAAGGTATTGGAACATTCAATACTCTGACCACTTTGTTCAAAACTCACATTCTACCAACATACTATACCCGTTCAGTGCAATATATCATGTTCCATCTCTCACAACAACAACTCGAATTGATGGATTCATATCTCGTCACATTGATAgatatttcttttgctgCAAACGAGACATCAGAAAAGAGGATCAAATCTTTACAATACCTGGGATCATATATTGCTAGAGCCAAGAAGTTGTCAAGAACACAAATAGTCTTTGTTGCAAGCTACTTGACATCTTGGTTAAACCGTTACGTGatagaaagagaagaggAAGTTAACCAACCTGGAGGTATGGACAGGTTCAAGCATTTTTATGCAGCTTTCCAAGCTCTATGTTACATCTTTTGTTTCAGACATAAAGATTTGCGGGATGTGGACGGTAGCTGGGAATGTGAACTGGACAAGTTCTTCACGAGAATGGTTATTTCCAAATTCAATCCGTTGAAGTACTGCAATGAGAACGTTATGCTAATGTTTGCAAGAATTGCCCAAGAGGAAGACGTCGCATATTGTTTCAGCATCattgaaaacaacaacaacgaATTGCTAAGAGGTATTATGGGTAAAGCGGACTCCTCTAGAGGTGGTACTCCTACACCAATGGGACCAGCAACATCTTGGTCCTTGGCCACTAGGCAACAATTTATAGATTTACAAAGCTACTTCCCATATGATCCATTGTTCCTAAAGAATTACAAGAACATGATGAAGGAGTATTACATCGAGTGGAGCGAAGCAGGCGGAGAATATGAAAGCGATGGATCAGACGAGTGA
- a CDS encoding uncharacterized protein (CAGL0M05137g~Ortholog(s) have ubiquitin ligase complex localization), whose amino-acid sequence MPKSYNENDIWKIRDVFGRDLSYISSCLPSLEDYKQINLNSSDLESGYSPLHVTLRERLLQKSFLLYKRWVDDEKQMSYKIGQHILARKDREGLTPMDLYNIEFQRALKVKPQLLEYTIDNGNLKPKVIFEKVNHLDSEGIATTKSCSNNELLRSTSFLEIPQNYSDMAKIRNLGGSHLLTFGSNVNAQLGTGNKDDRQHFHETDYQQLGGDLPLDPKKFSIKEVLMSRYHCLVINSFGEVFTCGNSNRGRLGNGETNTTVSVFTKIATFETGVRHVSISNHHNLLVDGNGYIYSWGWNQYYQLGYTSSNKQGDSKHTLCKSSPKRIPYFDNINIKYVACSKVHSCALSQDNKLYLWGLNLGQMGNKKPLHVNLDISHDHNNGYIIESPLVIDLSHLQVEQVLALELVTFIRCSGNTLIVLTDFCMRTFKISTPKPKNPTRIDIFSHYTPKTISADVVDMKCSNKVGNHLFFKYASGRVGYLSLKKENVESWSKLSNELPISFSWKPNFARNNCTDFAVGYNGDIIICTYGGEIFISRNHAEFERIYSNKLITGRAVKISSDTSLGSVAIIKQDYLFMPAKYLKDTFDFDLAIYSPIYQNVGDTLSLGSLGLQCHVKETDSQLFLSSKSNISNLRYSEINGSSVNENQIKCSSYDVILNNDRGIIECYSFKSLFSLRCSKFLNAILNDGKFTVNNELFFTANETANGILQIKTHDLTTSAVYYKISVDLVHFLLTDVKPANQQRSIAILSITDNYAHGTTLRNALSSYLLGMLTNDTDENRIKSPGNHLLGDTILRLKDKTLIVDSFLLSARSNYFKGLLSNSVFCEKDNDGKYLINLEIYSYKQFDIILKYLYGVDFSDLHPHYESEDGGLTNFLESLVLADELCLEPLKCYMQVLLSQFIDGNSIIPLFIYSVRSNAEMLCLLCSTFIAIHIGVLFVKDNVQLISQNFDDSHWKILQNNISYITSEQLNHELWYNNSTDNWRSLFKNDINKFNSKFISPKDKFSPIFDIKDTLEVSSKKTSTDRRRSSTSTRPIKFKNTTMNNTSDNPHRRQSNGSVSIAEKLSASNSSDEDSQFIEVTRKPKRKSVSNIQESQTPVPKLHPPKPNILIHRKLSGDEKLLPSLISNEPIVEIPNQKKNQSEIGPKKPISFKKTSQKERIKTTTQADKQKENKTKESAWTNQKQNSSLSNPKDNQTSKLAALPSLNDSKLQKQDLKPNKKSKKKANNKQSAEFISSGNFAGLTPYLSTVHKESVTTDTTPSWTASTVSDFKQKVEAQEFEKWFQEESKRVQLELERRGSSHHDELKVLYDSSQNIPGFVIDSNVKKAGRKIKGKFKAKLKNKDENINSIQ is encoded by the coding sequence ATGCCAAAAAGCtacaatgaaaatgatatatgGAAGATAAGAGATGTATTTGGTAGAGATCTATCATATATTTCAAGTTGCCTCCCATCATTGGAGGATTATAAGCAAATCAATTTGAATAGCAGCGATTTAGAAAGCGGATATTCCCCTTTACATGTAACTCTGAGAGAAAGATTATTACAGAAGAGTTTTCTGCTCTACAAGAGGTGGGTTGACGATGAGAAACAGATGAGTTATAAAATTGGACAGCACATTTTGGCTCGAAAGGATAGAGAGGGTCTTACACCTATGGATCTATACAATATCGAATTCCAAAGAGCCCTGAAAGTTAAACCACAATTATTAGAATACACAATTGATAATGGGAATTTAAAGCCAAAGgttatttttgaaaaagttaATCATTTGGATAGTGAAGGTATAGCCACTACTAAAAGTTGTAGCAATAATGAGCTGCTAAGAAGTACATCTTTTCTAGAAATACCTCAAAATTATAGTGACATGGCCAAAATACGAAATTTAGGTGGATCTCATTTATTAACTTTCGGCTCAAATGTTAACGCCCAATTAGGTACAGGAAATAAAGATGATAGACAGCATTTTCACGAAACAGACTACCAACAACTTGGCGGAGATTTACCACTAGACCCgaaaaaattttctataaAAGAGGTCCTTATGTCAAGATACCATTGTTTAGTAATTAATTCTTTTGGAGAAGTTTTCACGTGTGGGAATAGTAATAGAGGTAGACTTGGTAACGGTGAAACTAACACAACAGTATCTGTTTTTACAAAAATTGCAACGTTTGAGACGGGTGTCAGACATGTTTCCATAAGCAATCATCATAACCTTTTAGTAGATGGGAATGGCTATATTTATTCTTGGGGGTGGAACcaatattatcaattaGGCTATACATCTAGTAATAAACAGGGCGATTCAAAACATACGCTATGTAAATCATCACCAAAAAGAATTccatattttgataatattaatatcaaGTATGTGGCGTGTTCAAAAGTACATTCATGTGCTCTAAGTCAGGATAATAAATTGTATTTATGGGGACTAAATCTTGGTCAGATGGGAAATAAAAAGCCATTACATGTTAATCTTGATATTTCTCATGACCATAACAATGGATACATTATTGAAAGTCCACTAGTAATTGATTTGTCACATCTACAGGTTGAACAGGTCTTAGCTCTAGAGCTTGTGACTTTTATAAGATGTTCCGGAAACACGCTAATTGTTCTCACTGATTTTTGTATGAGGACTTTTAAGATATCTACCCCAAAACCTAAAAATCCTACTAGAATTGATATATTCTCACATTATACACCAAAAACGATATCGGCTGACGTTGTTGACATGAAGTGCTCTAATAAGGTTGGAAATcatctttttttcaaatatgcTTCTGGCAGAGTCGGATACTTGTCCCTCAAAAAGGAGAACGTGGAGTCGTGGTCAAAATTATCGAATGAGCTGCcaatatcattttcttgGAAGCCAAATTTTGCAAGAAACAATTGTACAGATTTTGCAGTTGGCTACAATGGAGATATCATAATTTGCACCTATGGAGGggaaatatttatatctaGAAACCATGCggaatttgaaagaatttaCAGTAACAAATTAATCACCGGTAGGGCTGTTAAGATTTCGAGTGATACATCACTCGGCTCCGTTGCAATTATAAAACAGGATTATCTATTTATGCCCGCCAAATATTTAAAAGATACGTTTGATTTTGATCTGGCTATTTATTCACCAATTTACCAAAACGTCGGTGACACATTATCTTTAGGATCATTAGGTCTCCAATGTCATGTTAAGGAAACTGACAGTCAACTCTTCCTGTCTTCAAAGTCTAATATATCTAACTTGCGCTACTCAGAAATTAATGGGTCTAGTGTAAATGAAAACCAAATCAAATGCTCCTCATATGACGttattttgaataatgATAGGGGCATTATAGAATGCTATTCGTTCAAATCACTATTTTCTCTTCGTTGTTCCAAGTTCCTTAATGCTATTTTAAATGATGGTAAATTTACAGTAAATAATGAACTTTTTTTTACCGCTAATGAAACAGCAAATGGCATATTACAGATAAAAACCCATGATTTAACCACATCAGCTGTCTACTATAAAATTTCAGTTGATCTTGTTCATTTTCTACTAACTGATGTTAAACCTGCAAACCAACAGAGGTCAATAGCCATATTATCCATAACAGACAATTATGCACATGGTACTACATTGAGAAATGCACTCAGTTCGTACTTACTGGGTATGCTAACAAATGATACTGATGaaaatagaataaaatCGCCCGGTAACCATCTGCTGGGAGATACCATACTAAGACTTAAAGATAAAACTCTAATCGTCGACTCATTCCTACTGTCAGCAAGAAGCAATTACTTCAAAGGGTTACTTTCAAATAGTGTTTTTTGtgaaaaagataatgaCGGAAAGTATTTGATTAATTTGGAAATTTATTCCTATAAACAgtttgatattatattaaagTACTTATACGGTGTTGATTTTTCTGATCTGCACCCTCACTATGAGAGTGAAGATGGCGGACTCACtaattttcttgaaagtCTAGTTCTGGCCGATGAGCTATGTCTAGAACCATTAAAATGCTATATGCAGGTGCTTTTAAGCCAATTTATTGACGGAAATTCAATTATTccattatttatatattccGTGAGGAGTAATGCAGAAATGCTATGTCTATTATGCTCCACATTCATTGCTATACATATCGGCGTTTTGTTTGTCAAGGATAACGTACAACTCATATCACAGaattttgatgattctCATTGGAAAATACTACAAAACAATATATCGTATATTACTTCTGAGCAATTGAATCACGAGCTGTGGTATAACAACTCAACTGATAACTGGAGATCTTTGTTCAAGaatgatatcaataaattcaataGCAAGTTCATTTCCCCCAAAGATAAATTTAGTcctatttttgatattaaagATACTTTGGAAGTTTCAAGCAAAAAGACTTCTACTGATAGGAGGAGGTCATCCACATCGACTAGACcaattaaatttaaaaacaCAACAATGAATAATACTTCTGACAACCCGCATAGAAGACAAAGTAATGGCTCTGTCAGTATAGCTGAAAAGCTGTCAGCATCTAATTCATCTGATGAGGACTCACAATTTATAGAAGTTACAAGAAAACCGAAGAGGAAGAGTGTTTCTAATATACAGGAATCGCAGACTCCGGTGCCCAAGCTACATCCTCCAAAACCAAATATTCTTATCCATAGGAAACTTTCTGGTGACGAGAAACTACTACCATCCTTGATATCGAATGAACCAATTGTGGAAATACCtaatcagaaaaaaaaccaatCAGAAATAGGCCCAAAAAAACctatttcatttaaaaAAACCTCTCAAAAGGAAAGAATTAAAACTACAACACAAGCAGATAAGCAGAAAGAGAACAAAACGAAAGAATCTGCTTGGACTAATCAGAAACAAAACAGTAGTTTATCAAACCCAAAAGACAATCAAACCTCGAAATTAGCTGCATTGCCATCTTTAAACGATAGCAAATTACAGAAACAGGACTTGAAaccaaacaaaaagagcaaaaagaaagcgAACAACAAACAATCAGCCGAATTCATTAGCAGCGGTAATTTTGCCGGTTTAACTCCCTACCTAAGCACAGTACACAAAGAGAGCGTCACTACTGATACCACACCCTCATGGACAGCCTCTACTGTATCCGatttcaaacaaaaagtTGAAGCacaagaatttgaaaagtgGTTTCAAGAAGAGAGCAAAAGAGTTCAATTGGAATTGGAAAGAAGGGGGTCTTCTCATCATGACGAATTAAAGGTTCTCTATGATAGTTCACAAAACATACCGGGCTTTGTCATAGATTCTAATGTTAAGAAAGCAGGTagaaaaatcaaaggaAAGTTCAAagcaaaattaaaaaataaagacgAGAATATAAATAGTATACAGTAA